A region of Salvelinus alpinus chromosome 24, SLU_Salpinus.1, whole genome shotgun sequence DNA encodes the following proteins:
- the LOC139551958 gene encoding alpha-actinin-3-like isoform X9, whose product MTSIETQVQYGPYMMTSDSEQVYMNQEDDWDRDLLLDPAWEKQQRKTFTAWCNSHLRKAGTQIENIEEDFRNGLKLMLLLEVISGERLPKPDKGQMRFHKIANVNKALDFICSKGVKLVSIGAEEIVDANVKMTLGMIWTIILRFAIQDISVEETSAKEGLLLWCQRKTAPYRNVNVQNFHISWKDGLALCALIHRHRPDLSDYSKLRKDDPMGNLNTAFEVTEKYLDIPKMLDAEDIVNTPKPDEKAIMTYVSCFYHAFAGAEQAETAANRICKVLAVNQENEKLMEEYEKLASELLGWIRRTIPWLENRVAEQTMRTMQKKLEDFRDYRRIHKPPKVQEKCQLEINFNTLQTKLRLSNMPAFMPSEGKMVSDIANGWKGLEQVEKGYEEWLLTEIRRLERLDHLAEKFKQKCSLHESWTSGTVELLSMKDYESASLLEIRALMRIHEAFESDLAAHQDRVEQIAAIAQELNELDYHDAVAINARCQGICDQWDNLGTLTQKRRDSLERVEKLWETIDQLYLEFAKRAAPFNNWMDGAMEDLQDMFIVHSIEEIQAKHLVPLRDQMLQEELARQQSNERLRHQFAAQANIIGPWIQTKMAEISHVSVDIAGSLEEQMSNLKQYEQNINYKCNIDKLEGNHQLSQEGLIFNNKHTNFTMEHVHVGWEQLLTTIARTINEVENQILTRDSKGISQEQLNEFRASFNHFDRGEVEFACIMTLVDSNNTGVVTFQAFIDFMTRKTAETDTVDQVMTRETVMASDKTYITVEELRRELPPEQADYCVSRMTRYIGSDAPSGALDYISFSSALYGESDL is encoded by the exons ACCTTCACTGCCTGGTGCAACTCTCACTTGCGTAAAGCGGGTACACAGATTGAGAACATTGAGGAGGACTTCAGGAATGGACTCAAACTCATGTTGCTGCTGGAAGTCATCTCAG GTGAAAGGCTTCCCAAGCCAGACAAAGGTCAAATGCGTTTCCACAAGATCGCCAATGTGAACAAGGCCCTGGATTTCATCTGCAGCAAGGGAGTCAAGCTGGTGTCCATCGGTGCCGAGG AGATTGTGGATGCTAATGTAAAGATGACCCTGGGGATGATCTGGACCATCATCCTGCGTTTCGCCATCCAGGACATCTCTGTAGAGG AGACCTCTGCTAAGGAGGGTCTGTTGCTGTGGTGCCAGAGGAAGACAGCCCCCTACAGGAATGTTAATGTGCAGAACTTCCACATCAG TTGGAAGGATGGCCTAGCACTGTGTGCCCTCATCCACAGACACAGACCTGACCTCAGTGATTACTCCAAACTGCGCAAG GATGACCCCATGGGAAACCTCAACACTGCCTTCGAGGTGACAGAGAAGTACCTGGACATCCCCAAGATGTTGGATGCAGAAG ATATTGTGAACACGCCAAAGCCCGATGAGAAAGCCATCATGACCTATGTGTCCTGCTTCTATCACGCCTTTGCTGGAGCAGAGC AGGCCGAGACCGCTGCCAATAGGATCTGCAAGGTGCTGGCTGTGAACCAGGAGAACGAGAAGCTGATGGAGGAGTATGAGAAGCTGGCCAGTGAG CTGCTGGGGTGGATCCGTCGCACCATCCCCTGGCTGGAGAACCGCGTGGCGGAGCAGACCATGCGCACCATGCAGAAGAAGCTGGAGGACTTCCGTGACTACCGTCGCATCCACAAGCCTCCCAAGGTCCAGGAGAAGTGTCAGCTGGAGATCAACTTCAACACCCTGCAGACCAAGCTGAGGCTGAGCAACATGCCCGCCTTCATGCCTTCTGAGGGAAAGATGGTGTCG gaCATTGCCAATGGCTGGAAGGGTCTGGAGCAGGTAGAGAAGGGCTATGAGGAGTGGCTGCTCACTGAGATCAGACGCCTGGAGAGACTGGACCACCTGGCTGAGAAGTTCAAGCAGAAGTGTTCCCTGCATGAGTCCTGGACCTCAG gaactgtggagctgctgTCCATGAAGGACTATGAGTCAGCCTCTCTGTTGGAGATCAGGGCTCTGATGAGGATACACGAGGCGTTTGAGTCTGACCTGGCCGCCCACCAGGACAGAGTGGAACAGATCGCTGCCATCGCCCAGGAGCTCAa TGAGCTGGACTATCATGACGCTGTCGCCATCAACGCCCGCTGCCAGGGCATCTGTGACCAGTGGGACAACCTGGGCACTCTGACCCAAAAGAGGAGAGACTCACTTGAG CGTGTGGAGAAGCTGTGGGAGACCATTGACCAGCTGTACCTGGAGTTCGCCAAGAGAGCAGCTCCCTTCAACAACTGGATGGATGGAGCCATGGAGGACTTACAGGATATGTTCATTGTGCACAGCATTGAGGAGATCCAG GCGAAACACTTGGTGCCCCTCAGAGACCAGATGCTGCAGGAGGAGTTGGCCAGGCAGCAGTCCAACGAGAGGCTGAGGCACCAGTTTGCTGCCCAGGCCAACATCATTGGACCCTGGATTCAGACCAAGATGGCG gaGATCAGCCATGTGTCTGTGGACATCGCCGGCTCCCTGGAGGAACAGATGAGCAACCTGAAGCAGTACGAGCAGAACATCAACTACAAGTGTAACATCGACAAGCTGGAGGGAAACCACCAGCTCAGCCAGGAAGGACTCATCTTCAACAACAAGCACACCAACTTTACCATGGAG CATGTGCATGTGGGCTGGGAGCAGCTCCTGACCACCATCGCCCGCACCATCAACGAGGTGGAGAACCAGATCCTGACCCGTGACTCCAAGGGCATCAGTCAGGAGCAGCTCAACGAGTTCAGAGCCTCCTTCAACCACTTTGACAGG GGTGAGGTGGAGTTTGCCTGCATCATGACCCTGGTGGATTCCAACAACACAGGCGTGGTCACCTTCCAGGCCTTCATCGACTTCATGACCCGCAAGACAGCCGAGACAGACACCGTCGACCAGGTCATGACCCGCGAGACA GTCATGGCCTCCGACAAG ACATACATCACTGTGGAAGAACTGCGCAGGGAGCTGCCCCCAGAGCAGGCCGACTACTGCGTCAGCCGCATGACCAGGTACATCGGCAGTGACGCACCCTCAGGCGCCCTGGACTACATCTCCTTCTCCAGTGCCCTGTACGGCGAGAGCGACTTATAA
- the LOC139551958 gene encoding alpha-actinin-3-like isoform X7 gives MTSIETQVQYGPYMMTSDSEQVYMNQEDDWDRDLLLDPAWEKQQRKTFTAWCNSHLRKAGTQIENIEEDFRNGLKLMLLLEVISGERLPKPDKGQMRFHKIANVNKALDFICSKGVKLVSIGAEEIVDANVKMTLGMIWTIILRFAIQDISVEETSAKEGLLLWCQRKTAPYRNVNVQNFHISWKDGLALCALIHRHRPDLSDYSKLRKDDPMGNLNTAFEVTEKYLDIPKMLDAEDIVNTPKPDEKAIMTYVSCFYHAFAGAEQAETAANRICKVLAVNQENEKLMEEYEKLASELLGWIRRTIPWLENRVAEQTMRTMQKKLEDFRDYRRIHKPPKVQEKCQLEINFNTLQTKLRLSNMPAFMPSEGKMVSDIANGWKGLEQVEKGYEEWLLTEIRRLERLDHLAEKFKQKCSLHESWTSGTVELLSMKDYESASLLEIRALMRIHEAFESDLAAHQDRVEQIAAIAQELNELDYHDAVAINARCQGICDQWDNLGTLTQKRRDSLERVEKLWETIDQLYLEFAKRAAPFNNWMDGAMEDLQDMFIVHSIEEIQAKHLVPLRDQMLQEELARQQSNERLRHQFAAQANIIGPWIQTKMAEISHVSVDIAGSLEEQMSNLKQYEQNINYKCNIDKLEGNHQLSQEGLIFNNKHTNFTMEHVHVGWEQLLTTIARTINEVENQILTRDSKGISQEQLNEFRASFNHFDRKRNGMMDPDDFCACLISMGFDLGEVEFACIMTLVDSNNTGVVTFQAFIDFMTRKTAETDTVDQVMTRETVMASDKTYITVEELRRELPPEQADYCVSRMTRYIGSDAPSGALDYISFSSALYGESDL, from the exons ACCTTCACTGCCTGGTGCAACTCTCACTTGCGTAAAGCGGGTACACAGATTGAGAACATTGAGGAGGACTTCAGGAATGGACTCAAACTCATGTTGCTGCTGGAAGTCATCTCAG GTGAAAGGCTTCCCAAGCCAGACAAAGGTCAAATGCGTTTCCACAAGATCGCCAATGTGAACAAGGCCCTGGATTTCATCTGCAGCAAGGGAGTCAAGCTGGTGTCCATCGGTGCCGAGG AGATTGTGGATGCTAATGTAAAGATGACCCTGGGGATGATCTGGACCATCATCCTGCGTTTCGCCATCCAGGACATCTCTGTAGAGG AGACCTCTGCTAAGGAGGGTCTGTTGCTGTGGTGCCAGAGGAAGACAGCCCCCTACAGGAATGTTAATGTGCAGAACTTCCACATCAG TTGGAAGGATGGCCTAGCACTGTGTGCCCTCATCCACAGACACAGACCTGACCTCAGTGATTACTCCAAACTGCGCAAG GATGACCCCATGGGAAACCTCAACACTGCCTTCGAGGTGACAGAGAAGTACCTGGACATCCCCAAGATGTTGGATGCAGAAG ATATTGTGAACACGCCAAAGCCCGATGAGAAAGCCATCATGACCTATGTGTCCTGCTTCTATCACGCCTTTGCTGGAGCAGAGC AGGCCGAGACCGCTGCCAATAGGATCTGCAAGGTGCTGGCTGTGAACCAGGAGAACGAGAAGCTGATGGAGGAGTATGAGAAGCTGGCCAGTGAG CTGCTGGGGTGGATCCGTCGCACCATCCCCTGGCTGGAGAACCGCGTGGCGGAGCAGACCATGCGCACCATGCAGAAGAAGCTGGAGGACTTCCGTGACTACCGTCGCATCCACAAGCCTCCCAAGGTCCAGGAGAAGTGTCAGCTGGAGATCAACTTCAACACCCTGCAGACCAAGCTGAGGCTGAGCAACATGCCCGCCTTCATGCCTTCTGAGGGAAAGATGGTGTCG gaCATTGCCAATGGCTGGAAGGGTCTGGAGCAGGTAGAGAAGGGCTATGAGGAGTGGCTGCTCACTGAGATCAGACGCCTGGAGAGACTGGACCACCTGGCTGAGAAGTTCAAGCAGAAGTGTTCCCTGCATGAGTCCTGGACCTCAG gaactgtggagctgctgTCCATGAAGGACTATGAGTCAGCCTCTCTGTTGGAGATCAGGGCTCTGATGAGGATACACGAGGCGTTTGAGTCTGACCTGGCCGCCCACCAGGACAGAGTGGAACAGATCGCTGCCATCGCCCAGGAGCTCAa TGAGCTGGACTATCATGACGCTGTCGCCATCAACGCCCGCTGCCAGGGCATCTGTGACCAGTGGGACAACCTGGGCACTCTGACCCAAAAGAGGAGAGACTCACTTGAG CGTGTGGAGAAGCTGTGGGAGACCATTGACCAGCTGTACCTGGAGTTCGCCAAGAGAGCAGCTCCCTTCAACAACTGGATGGATGGAGCCATGGAGGACTTACAGGATATGTTCATTGTGCACAGCATTGAGGAGATCCAG GCGAAACACTTGGTGCCCCTCAGAGACCAGATGCTGCAGGAGGAGTTGGCCAGGCAGCAGTCCAACGAGAGGCTGAGGCACCAGTTTGCTGCCCAGGCCAACATCATTGGACCCTGGATTCAGACCAAGATGGCG gaGATCAGCCATGTGTCTGTGGACATCGCCGGCTCCCTGGAGGAACAGATGAGCAACCTGAAGCAGTACGAGCAGAACATCAACTACAAGTGTAACATCGACAAGCTGGAGGGAAACCACCAGCTCAGCCAGGAAGGACTCATCTTCAACAACAAGCACACCAACTTTACCATGGAG CATGTGCATGTGGGCTGGGAGCAGCTCCTGACCACCATCGCCCGCACCATCAACGAGGTGGAGAACCAGATCCTGACCCGTGACTCCAAGGGCATCAGTCAGGAGCAGCTCAACGAGTTCAGAGCCTCCTTCAACCACTTTGACAGG AAGAGAAATGGCATGATGGATCCAGACGACTTCTGTGCCTGTCTCATCTCCATGGGCTTTGATCTG GGTGAGGTGGAGTTTGCCTGCATCATGACCCTGGTGGATTCCAACAACACAGGCGTGGTCACCTTCCAGGCCTTCATCGACTTCATGACCCGCAAGACAGCCGAGACAGACACCGTCGACCAGGTCATGACCCGCGAGACA GTCATGGCCTCCGACAAG ACATACATCACTGTGGAAGAACTGCGCAGGGAGCTGCCCCCAGAGCAGGCCGACTACTGCGTCAGCCGCATGACCAGGTACATCGGCAGTGACGCACCCTCAGGCGCCCTGGACTACATCTCCTTCTCCAGTGCCCTGTACGGCGAGAGCGACTTATAA
- the LOC139551958 gene encoding alpha-actinin-3-like isoform X8, giving the protein MTSIETQVQYGPYMMTSDSEQVYMNQEDDWDRDLLLDPAWEKQQRKTFTAWCNSHLRKAGTQIENIEEDFRNGLKLMLLLEVISGERLPKPDKGQMRFHKIANVNKALDFICSKGVKLVSIGAEEIVDANVKMTLGMIWTIILRFAIQDISVEETSAKEGLLLWCQRKTAPYRNVNVQNFHISWKDGLALCALIHRHRPDLSDYSKLRKDDPMGNLNTAFEVTEKYLDIPKMLDAEDIVNTPKPDEKAIMTYVSCFYHAFAGAEQAETAANRICKVLAVNQENEKLMEEYEKLASELLGWIRRTIPWLENRVAEQTMRTMQKKLEDFRDYRRIHKPPKVQEKCQLEINFNTLQTKLRLSNMPAFMPSEGKMVSDIANGWKGLEQVEKGYEEWLLTEIRRLERLDHLAEKFKQKCSLHESWTSGTVELLSMKDYESASLLEIRALMRIHEAFESDLAAHQDRVEQIAAIAQELNELDYHDAVAINARCQGICDQWDNLGTLTQKRRDSLERVEKLWETIDQLYLEFAKRAAPFNNWMDGAMEDLQDMFIVHSIEEIQAKHLVPLRDQMLQEELARQQSNERLRHQFAAQANIIGPWIQTKMAEISHVSVDIAGSLEEQMSNLKQYEQNINYKCNIDKLEGNHQLSQEGLIFNNKHTNFTMEHVHVGWEQLLTTIARTINEVENQILTRDSKGISQEQLNEFRASFNHFDRKRNGMMDPDDFCACLISMGFDLVSGPQGEVEFACIMTLVDSNNTGVVTFQAFIDFMTRKTAETDTVDQVMTRETVMASDKTYITVEELRRELPPEQADYCVSRMTRYIGSDAPSGALDYISFSSALYGESDL; this is encoded by the exons ACCTTCACTGCCTGGTGCAACTCTCACTTGCGTAAAGCGGGTACACAGATTGAGAACATTGAGGAGGACTTCAGGAATGGACTCAAACTCATGTTGCTGCTGGAAGTCATCTCAG GTGAAAGGCTTCCCAAGCCAGACAAAGGTCAAATGCGTTTCCACAAGATCGCCAATGTGAACAAGGCCCTGGATTTCATCTGCAGCAAGGGAGTCAAGCTGGTGTCCATCGGTGCCGAGG AGATTGTGGATGCTAATGTAAAGATGACCCTGGGGATGATCTGGACCATCATCCTGCGTTTCGCCATCCAGGACATCTCTGTAGAGG AGACCTCTGCTAAGGAGGGTCTGTTGCTGTGGTGCCAGAGGAAGACAGCCCCCTACAGGAATGTTAATGTGCAGAACTTCCACATCAG TTGGAAGGATGGCCTAGCACTGTGTGCCCTCATCCACAGACACAGACCTGACCTCAGTGATTACTCCAAACTGCGCAAG GATGACCCCATGGGAAACCTCAACACTGCCTTCGAGGTGACAGAGAAGTACCTGGACATCCCCAAGATGTTGGATGCAGAAG ATATTGTGAACACGCCAAAGCCCGATGAGAAAGCCATCATGACCTATGTGTCCTGCTTCTATCACGCCTTTGCTGGAGCAGAGC AGGCCGAGACCGCTGCCAATAGGATCTGCAAGGTGCTGGCTGTGAACCAGGAGAACGAGAAGCTGATGGAGGAGTATGAGAAGCTGGCCAGTGAG CTGCTGGGGTGGATCCGTCGCACCATCCCCTGGCTGGAGAACCGCGTGGCGGAGCAGACCATGCGCACCATGCAGAAGAAGCTGGAGGACTTCCGTGACTACCGTCGCATCCACAAGCCTCCCAAGGTCCAGGAGAAGTGTCAGCTGGAGATCAACTTCAACACCCTGCAGACCAAGCTGAGGCTGAGCAACATGCCCGCCTTCATGCCTTCTGAGGGAAAGATGGTGTCG gaCATTGCCAATGGCTGGAAGGGTCTGGAGCAGGTAGAGAAGGGCTATGAGGAGTGGCTGCTCACTGAGATCAGACGCCTGGAGAGACTGGACCACCTGGCTGAGAAGTTCAAGCAGAAGTGTTCCCTGCATGAGTCCTGGACCTCAG gaactgtggagctgctgTCCATGAAGGACTATGAGTCAGCCTCTCTGTTGGAGATCAGGGCTCTGATGAGGATACACGAGGCGTTTGAGTCTGACCTGGCCGCCCACCAGGACAGAGTGGAACAGATCGCTGCCATCGCCCAGGAGCTCAa TGAGCTGGACTATCATGACGCTGTCGCCATCAACGCCCGCTGCCAGGGCATCTGTGACCAGTGGGACAACCTGGGCACTCTGACCCAAAAGAGGAGAGACTCACTTGAG CGTGTGGAGAAGCTGTGGGAGACCATTGACCAGCTGTACCTGGAGTTCGCCAAGAGAGCAGCTCCCTTCAACAACTGGATGGATGGAGCCATGGAGGACTTACAGGATATGTTCATTGTGCACAGCATTGAGGAGATCCAG GCGAAACACTTGGTGCCCCTCAGAGACCAGATGCTGCAGGAGGAGTTGGCCAGGCAGCAGTCCAACGAGAGGCTGAGGCACCAGTTTGCTGCCCAGGCCAACATCATTGGACCCTGGATTCAGACCAAGATGGCG gaGATCAGCCATGTGTCTGTGGACATCGCCGGCTCCCTGGAGGAACAGATGAGCAACCTGAAGCAGTACGAGCAGAACATCAACTACAAGTGTAACATCGACAAGCTGGAGGGAAACCACCAGCTCAGCCAGGAAGGACTCATCTTCAACAACAAGCACACCAACTTTACCATGGAG CATGTGCATGTGGGCTGGGAGCAGCTCCTGACCACCATCGCCCGCACCATCAACGAGGTGGAGAACCAGATCCTGACCCGTGACTCCAAGGGCATCAGTCAGGAGCAGCTCAACGAGTTCAGAGCCTCCTTCAACCACTTTGACAGG AAGAGAAATGGCATGATGGATCCAGACGACTTCTGTGCCTGTCTCATCTCCATGGGCTTTGATCTGGTGA gtggcCCTCAGGGTGAGGTGGAGTTTGCCTGCATCATGACCCTGGTGGATTCCAACAACACAGGCGTGGTCACCTTCCAGGCCTTCATCGACTTCATGACCCGCAAGACAGCCGAGACAGACACCGTCGACCAGGTCATGACCCGCGAGACA GTCATGGCCTCCGACAAG ACATACATCACTGTGGAAGAACTGCGCAGGGAGCTGCCCCCAGAGCAGGCCGACTACTGCGTCAGCCGCATGACCAGGTACATCGGCAGTGACGCACCCTCAGGCGCCCTGGACTACATCTCCTTCTCCAGTGCCCTGTACGGCGAGAGCGACTTATAA
- the LOC139551958 gene encoding alpha-actinin-3-like isoform X3, whose product MTSIETQVQYGPYMMTSDSEQVYMNQEDDWDRDLLLDPAWEKQQRKTFTAWCNSHLRKAGTQIENIEEDFRNGLKLMLLLEVISGERLPKPDKGQMRFHKIANVNKALDFICSKGVKLVSIGAEEIVDANVKMTLGMIWTIILRFAIQDISVEETSAKEGLLLWCQRKTAPYRNVNVQNFHISWKDGLALCALIHRHRPDLSDYSKLRKDDPMGNLNTAFEVTEKYLDIPKMLDAEDIVNTPKPDEKAIMTYVSCFYHAFAGAEQAETAANRICKVLAVNQENEKLMEEYEKLASELLGWIRRTIPWLENRVAEQTMRTMQKKLEDFRDYRRIHKPPKVQEKCQLEINFNTLQTKLRLSNMPAFMPSEGKMVSDIANGWKGLEQVEKGYEEWLLTEIRRLERLDHLAEKFKQKCSLHESWTSGTVELLSMKDYESASLLEIRALMRIHEAFESDLAAHQDRVEQIAAIAQELNELDYHDAVAINARCQGICDQWDNLGTLTQKRRDSLERVEKLWETIDQLYLEFAKRAAPFNNWMDGAMEDLQDMFIVHSIEEIQSLITAHDQFKATLPEADKERMATMGIQSEIVKMAQTYGIKLSGVNPYTVLSPQDITNKWEQAKHLVPLRDQMLQEELARQQSNERLRHQFAAQANIIGPWIQTKMAEISHVSVDIAGSLEEQMSNLKQYEQNINYKCNIDKLEGNHQLSQEGLIFNNKHTNFTMEHVHVGWEQLLTTIARTINEVENQILTRDSKGISQEQLNEFRASFNHFDRKRNGMMDPDDFCACLISMGFDLGEVEFACIMTLVDSNNTGVVTFQAFIDFMTRKTAETDTVDQVMTRETVMASDKTYITVEELRRELPPEQADYCVSRMTRYIGSDAPSGALDYISFSSALYGESDL is encoded by the exons ACCTTCACTGCCTGGTGCAACTCTCACTTGCGTAAAGCGGGTACACAGATTGAGAACATTGAGGAGGACTTCAGGAATGGACTCAAACTCATGTTGCTGCTGGAAGTCATCTCAG GTGAAAGGCTTCCCAAGCCAGACAAAGGTCAAATGCGTTTCCACAAGATCGCCAATGTGAACAAGGCCCTGGATTTCATCTGCAGCAAGGGAGTCAAGCTGGTGTCCATCGGTGCCGAGG AGATTGTGGATGCTAATGTAAAGATGACCCTGGGGATGATCTGGACCATCATCCTGCGTTTCGCCATCCAGGACATCTCTGTAGAGG AGACCTCTGCTAAGGAGGGTCTGTTGCTGTGGTGCCAGAGGAAGACAGCCCCCTACAGGAATGTTAATGTGCAGAACTTCCACATCAG TTGGAAGGATGGCCTAGCACTGTGTGCCCTCATCCACAGACACAGACCTGACCTCAGTGATTACTCCAAACTGCGCAAG GATGACCCCATGGGAAACCTCAACACTGCCTTCGAGGTGACAGAGAAGTACCTGGACATCCCCAAGATGTTGGATGCAGAAG ATATTGTGAACACGCCAAAGCCCGATGAGAAAGCCATCATGACCTATGTGTCCTGCTTCTATCACGCCTTTGCTGGAGCAGAGC AGGCCGAGACCGCTGCCAATAGGATCTGCAAGGTGCTGGCTGTGAACCAGGAGAACGAGAAGCTGATGGAGGAGTATGAGAAGCTGGCCAGTGAG CTGCTGGGGTGGATCCGTCGCACCATCCCCTGGCTGGAGAACCGCGTGGCGGAGCAGACCATGCGCACCATGCAGAAGAAGCTGGAGGACTTCCGTGACTACCGTCGCATCCACAAGCCTCCCAAGGTCCAGGAGAAGTGTCAGCTGGAGATCAACTTCAACACCCTGCAGACCAAGCTGAGGCTGAGCAACATGCCCGCCTTCATGCCTTCTGAGGGAAAGATGGTGTCG gaCATTGCCAATGGCTGGAAGGGTCTGGAGCAGGTAGAGAAGGGCTATGAGGAGTGGCTGCTCACTGAGATCAGACGCCTGGAGAGACTGGACCACCTGGCTGAGAAGTTCAAGCAGAAGTGTTCCCTGCATGAGTCCTGGACCTCAG gaactgtggagctgctgTCCATGAAGGACTATGAGTCAGCCTCTCTGTTGGAGATCAGGGCTCTGATGAGGATACACGAGGCGTTTGAGTCTGACCTGGCCGCCCACCAGGACAGAGTGGAACAGATCGCTGCCATCGCCCAGGAGCTCAa TGAGCTGGACTATCATGACGCTGTCGCCATCAACGCCCGCTGCCAGGGCATCTGTGACCAGTGGGACAACCTGGGCACTCTGACCCAAAAGAGGAGAGACTCACTTGAG CGTGTGGAGAAGCTGTGGGAGACCATTGACCAGCTGTACCTGGAGTTCGCCAAGAGAGCAGCTCCCTTCAACAACTGGATGGATGGAGCCATGGAGGACTTACAGGATATGTTCATTGTGCACAGCATTGAGGAGATCCAG agtCTGATTACAGCCCATGACCAGTTCAAGGCCACCCTACCAGAGGCTGATAAGGAGCGCATGGCCACCATGGGCATCCAGAGTGAGATTGTGAAGATGGCTCAGACCTATGGTATCAAGCTGTCAGGAGTCAACCCCTACACCGTCCTCTCCCCCCAGGACATCACCAACAAGTGGGA GCAGGCGAAACACTTGGTGCCCCTCAGAGACCAGATGCTGCAGGAGGAGTTGGCCAGGCAGCAGTCCAACGAGAGGCTGAGGCACCAGTTTGCTGCCCAGGCCAACATCATTGGACCCTGGATTCAGACCAAGATGGCG gaGATCAGCCATGTGTCTGTGGACATCGCCGGCTCCCTGGAGGAACAGATGAGCAACCTGAAGCAGTACGAGCAGAACATCAACTACAAGTGTAACATCGACAAGCTGGAGGGAAACCACCAGCTCAGCCAGGAAGGACTCATCTTCAACAACAAGCACACCAACTTTACCATGGAG CATGTGCATGTGGGCTGGGAGCAGCTCCTGACCACCATCGCCCGCACCATCAACGAGGTGGAGAACCAGATCCTGACCCGTGACTCCAAGGGCATCAGTCAGGAGCAGCTCAACGAGTTCAGAGCCTCCTTCAACCACTTTGACAGG AAGAGAAATGGCATGATGGATCCAGACGACTTCTGTGCCTGTCTCATCTCCATGGGCTTTGATCTG GGTGAGGTGGAGTTTGCCTGCATCATGACCCTGGTGGATTCCAACAACACAGGCGTGGTCACCTTCCAGGCCTTCATCGACTTCATGACCCGCAAGACAGCCGAGACAGACACCGTCGACCAGGTCATGACCCGCGAGACA GTCATGGCCTCCGACAAG ACATACATCACTGTGGAAGAACTGCGCAGGGAGCTGCCCCCAGAGCAGGCCGACTACTGCGTCAGCCGCATGACCAGGTACATCGGCAGTGACGCACCCTCAGGCGCCCTGGACTACATCTCCTTCTCCAGTGCCCTGTACGGCGAGAGCGACTTATAA